CCGTTTCCGACCTGCTTGACGAAATGGCATCCAGCGCGCTGGATGCGGTTTCCTTCGTCGAACAGAAACTCGAGGCTGACGGCCTGGAAATGATTGCCGGGCGCAGCATTGAACAGGTAGCGGGCAGGTTGTCCGAAAAACTCCTGGACCGCAGCGAACCTGCCTTGTCGAGCGATCATGCCAAACTTATCGATGACTATCTGTCCATCCGCTGTTCACCGTCACAGGCGGTGACAAAGCTAAAGCAGCTCGGTGCGCAAACCGACGGTGAGTTTGCCTCTGCCGTGGAACTGTTCGAAGCGCGTTTTGAGGCAATACAATGCGCCGGGCTGGACACTGCCGATATGGAGTTTGCCGCCGTGTTCGGTCGCAGTCTTGAGTATTACACCGGCTTCGTGTTCCAGATCGACCGCCAGTTGGCCGACGGCGCCAACGAAACCATTGCCGGTGGCGGACGCTATGACACCATGCTGAAGGATATTGGCGCCGGCACCATGATACCGGCCGTCGGCTGTGCGATTTACGCCAGCAGGCTGGTATCGGCCAGCGAGGCAGCATCATGAGCAACAACCTCACTCTTGCGCTTCCCTCCAAGGGCCGCCTGCGGGAGATGGCCGAAACCATGTTTGCGCGCGCCGGTTTTGACATCGTGCGCACCGGGTCCGCGCGCGGCTATCGCGGTGAAGTGAAAGGCCTCAGCGGCGTTGACGTCGCTTTCCTGTCGGCTTCGGAAATAGCTCAGGCATTGCGCGACGGCACTGTTGATCTGGGCGTCACCGGAGAAGACCTGCTGCGCGAGACAATCGGGCCGGACGAGCCCATAGCGGATGTGGTGTTGCGGCTGGGATTCGGCCCGGCGGATGTCGTTATAGCGGTGCCTGAAAGCTGGCTGGACGTTGCCTTCGTCAGCGACCTCGACCAGGTGGCGGCCGAGTTCTATGAAACCCACGGTCGCAGATTGCGGGTAGCGACCAAATACCTGGCGCTGACCAGACGCTTCTTCGCCGACAATGGGGTCACGGGTTACCGCATCGTGGAAAGCCTCGGGGCAACGGAAGGTGCGCCTGCATCGGGATCGGCCGAGATCATTGTCGACATCACCACCACCGGTTCCACATTGAGAGCCAACAGGCTGAAAATACTGGACGATGGCCTGATCCTGAGTTCCGAGGCGATACTGGCCGCAAGACGCGAGGCATTAACGCGGCCCGTGGTGCAAAATCTCAAAAATCGCCTTGAGCTGGCTATTTAGCGAGTCCGGTTTTGACTTTGTATGATTCTTTCCTTAGGTAAGCTTGTCAAACTTCGAACCGGGCGCTTGCAAATAAGCCTGACGGATTAATCGTTTACTGAACATTACATCTGGTCAGTTGAAGCTCGCCGCTATATAGTGCCGCCGGAGGAGAAGTCTCATTTTGCAATCCTGGAGGACTTCTATTCTTTGTAAAACACGTCCTGCTGGGGGGTCTGGTGGACTGAAAAACATTATCTTGAACAATCGACTGTCGCAGTGGACATAGCTGGAAGCATCCTGTGGTTGTCGGGCTTCCCCCGGTTCCGATAGCTTTTTTGCAGGTTCTGCTGAAGCTGAGGCCACTGCTGATGGCGAAGGGCCGCTCTGGCAACAGGGTGGCCCTTCTGCATGGAGCAGGTGGAGATGATTTGCTGGCGGGACATTTCACTCGTTTTATTTTATTTCGCTGGCGCAAGCAGCCTTCGGCTGCGCTCCGCTAGGGCGGGCCTGCCCGGCCCGAGGCCCGTCGGGCCTAGTCGGGAGTTCAACATACAGGTTAGTGTGAGCGGTTATTCATTATTCTGGTCGAACAGCTTTACTCAGCACTTCGTGCTTCGCGCCGTTCTCCGACCCTGAACAACCGTTGTATTGTAGTCATTCCAGCGACGGCTATGATGAACGCCTCCGAGGCACGAAGTGCCGAGGCAAGCGCGACTGCGCGCCGCACGAAGTGCGCCCCCGCGGAGCGCAGCCGTCAGGCTGCTTGCGTGAGCGGAATAAAAGCAAATCACCCTAGATCGCAGAAGCCGCGGCTGTGCGAATGGCGTCCATGTTGGCGCCGTACCTGGCCGGGTCATTGTTCTGGTAGACAGCAGAACCCGCCACCAGAACATCGGCGCCGGCGGCTGCGACGATGCCGGCGGTTTTCTCGCTGATGCCGCCATCCACTTCAATATGGATGTCACGGCCACCGACCATGTCCCTGATGCGGGCAATCTTGGCTGCCATTTCCGGAATGAAGGCCTGCCCCCCAAACCCCGGGTTCACCGTCATCACCAGGATGAGGTCGAGCTTGTCGAGCACATATTCGATCACGTTTTCAGGCGTCGACGGGTTAAGCGATACCCCGGCCTTCTTGCCCAGCGACCTGATCAGCTGCAGCGTGCGATCAAGATGCGGGCCTGCTTCTGCGTGAACAGTAATGATATCGGAACCGGCCTCTGCAAACGCTGCAATGAACGGATCGGCCGGGGTGATCATCAGGTGCACATCGAGCACCTTTTTGGTCACCGGCCGAATGGCTTTCACCACCATCGGGCCGATGGTGATGTTGGGCGCAAAATGCCCGTCCATCACATCGACATGCACCCAGTCACACCCCTGCTCGTCAATGGCGCGCACCTCGTCTCCCAGCCTGGCGAAATCTGCCGACAGGATCGACGGTGAAATAAGAATTGGGCGCGCCATGGCGACTTACTTTGCCTTGTGCAGGGCGACAGCAGTGTCGGCCATGCGATTTGAGAAGCCCCACTCATTGTCGTACCAGCTCAACACACGCACCAGCGTGCCATCCATCACCTTGGTCTGGTCGAGATGAAGAGTTGAAGAGTGCGGGTCATGATTGAAGTCAATCGACACATTGGGTTGATCGGTGACCGCCAGAATACCCTTCAGGGCACCCTTGGACGCCTTGATCATGGCGCGGTTGACCTGTTCAACCGTAACCGACCTGGACATGACGCACTTCAGGTCGACCACGGACACATTTGGTGTCGGCACCCGAATGGACACACCGTCGAGCTTGCCGTTCAGTTCCGGCAGGACCAGACCGACAGCCTTAGCCGCGCCGGTGGAGGTCGGGATCATCGACACTGCCGCCGCCCGGCCCCGGTAGAGATCCTTGTGCATGGTGTCCAGTGTCGGCTGATCGCCGGTGTAGGCATGGATGGTGGTCATGAAGCCGTGTTCAATACCAAATGCATCATTGAGCACCTTGGCCACCGGTGCCAGGCAATTGGTGGTGCATGAGGCATTGGAGACGACCTTGTGCTTGCCGGTCAGCTGATCGTGGTTCACGCCGTAGACCACCGTCATGTCGGCATTTGCACCGGGTGCTGAAATCAGCACTTCCTTGGCGCCCGCTTTCAGATGCGCTGCGGCAGCATCGCGCGAGGTGAAAATGCCGGTGCATTCCATCGCCACATCAACACCGATTTCCTTCCAGGGAAGCTTGGACGGGTCACGCTCTGCGGTCACCTTGATCCAACCGGTACCGCAGTTGATCTCATCGCCCCTGACCTTGACCGTACCGGGGAACTTGCCGTGCACGCTGTCGAAGCGCAGCAGATGGGCATTGGTTTCCACCGGGCCCAGATCATTGATTGCAACGACCTTTACGTCCTTGCGTCCCGACTCTGCAATGGCGCGCAAAATATTGCGCCCAATGCGACCAAATCCGTTGATTGCAACGCGTACCGCCATGGTGATCTCCGATAATTTTGGGCTTTGCCCGAATGAGGAAAGAAACGAGTTCCCGCGTCTTATAAACCAATGTGGGTCAGGGTCAATTGACAGGCCCGTTTGCGTCAAAATGCGCAGGGTAAAACGCGGCCAGGCAATTGTGCAGCGTGCTCAGGGCCTGTGACCGGGTAATGCCCGGCGGCGTGTGGGCAAGCGCAACCCACAATCCGTCGGTGAGCGCGTTGATCACCCGTGCATCGAGCTTGCCGGATTGCGGCCTGTTGTAATTTCCGGCGCTGGAAATGTCGGCGCACATGGTTTCCAGCGTTTGCAGGTATTCTGCTTCTTCGTCGCCATAGACTTCATCATAGGCGGGCCTTGACTGGGCCTCCGCCCAGAAGCTCACCCATGCCTGCAGTGTCCGCGGCGTGCAGACATCTTCACCGAAATCAGCACTGGTCATGGCATAGAGCCGCGCGGCGGGATCGCCGCCGGCTTCGCTGACCGCTGCCATCCAGTTGTCACGGTACTGCACGGCCAGGTGCTTCAGGGTATCGGCCAGCAGCGCTGCCTTGGACTCAAAATGAAAGTTCACAATGCCCATCGACAGGCCGGCCCGGCGCGACACATCACTGATCGTCAGGCTGGAATAGCCGCGTGTCGCCAGCACATCGATGGTTGCCTCGATAAGCTGCCTGCGGCGCACATCGCGCGCCGCCTTTCTTGGTCTTGGCCGTTCAGACGTGGTCATGGCTTTCGCCCGCGCACATGATGCGGGCAGTGCTCACCGGTCTCCAGCACTTTGATCATCAAGCCCCATGTCTGGATATTGTGGTCGACAATTTCATAACCCAGCTCCGCAATCGCGGCATCGTGCAGCTCCCCCTGGAGGAGAGCCAGTTCGCGCCTGGCCTGGTCACGGTACCAGGCATTGCGATTGGTCAATGCCACATCGACAAAGCCCGCCTGTTCAAGGGCGTCTGCGTAAAGACGCGGCGACGCCATCCCGAAATCAAGGTCCTCCGATGCCAGATAGGCCTGCATGTCGGGCGACGGTTCGCCGTCATGCGACATCAGCCAGTCGGACGCCACGAACCGGCCACCGGGTTTCAAAACACGAAACACGTCCCTGCCCAGTTCATGCTTGCCCGGAATGTGAACGATGGCATCCTTGGAAAAAACCACGTCGAATTCATCGGCGGCAAACGGCAGCGGACCCGGTTCGACCTGCATCAGCTCCACGTGCTCGGAAATGCCGGCTTCACGAATGCGCGTGCGGGCTGCCTCCAGCACGGATGCTTCCACGTCAATGCCGGTGATTCTCGCCGCGCCGTACTCGCTGACCAGCAGGCAATCGATACCCCCGGCACCACAGCCGATATCGAGAACGTGCTTGCCGCGCAAATCCTCGCCTTCGAGCAGGCGTGCAAGTTCATCCGGGCCGCCGGGAGACAGCCAACCGCGTCCCCACAGCATTTCCAGAAATCCGATAACAGGCTCCGGATAAAGCTCTTCTGGCTGCGTCATCTCACCTCTCATCCGCTCCTTCATCAATCCGGGCATTCTCAGATCAATGCCCGCCTGTGCCAAGAAACTTCAGCTCATGTCTTGCAAGTCTCTGCCCGGACTGATCATATTGCACTCGCGATGCTTGGCGAAAGACCAATTCGCATGTGGGATAACAGGGTGGGCATTTCGTGTTAAGCGTAGAAAAGCTGAGCAAAAGCTTTGGCGGGCTGCAGGCTGTACGTGACTGCAGTTTCAGAATTGAGGAAGGATCAATCACCGGATTGATCGGCCCGAACGGCGCGGGCAAAACAACTACCTTCAACATGATCGCCGGTGAAATGGAACCGACCGCCGGCAAGATCATTTTCCAGGGCGAGAACATTGCCGGGCTGCCGACCCACAAGATGTTTCACCTCGGCATCGTGCGCACATTCCAGATTCCACACGAATTTGCCAAGATGACGGTGCTGGAAAACCTGATGGTCGTACCGTCAGCGCAACCGGGCGAACACATCTTCAATAACTGGCTGAGCCCGGGCGCGGTCAAGGCGCGCGAGGACGAGGTTCGCCACATGGCGGAAGACGCGCTCGAGTTCCTGTCGATATCCCATCTCCGGGACGAACGCGCCGGAAACCTGTCCGGCGGCCAGAAGAAGCTTCTGGAACTGGGTCGCACCATGATGACCGACGCCAAGCTGGTGCTGCTCGACGAACCGGGCGCCGGGGTCAATCCCACCCTGCTGCTGAAAATCCGCGAAATGATCACCAGGCTGCGCGAAGAGCGCGGCTATACCTTCTGCGTCATCGAGCATGACATGGACCTGATTGCCGCCCTGTGCGATCCGATCATCGTGCTCGCCGAGGGAACCGTGCTGATGCAGGGCACCATGGAGGAAGTGCGCTCCAATTCGGATGTGCTGGATGCCTATCTCGGCGGTGGCGAGGAAGCAGCCTGATGCGTGTGCTTGAACTCGACAACGTCGTGGGCGGGTATGGCGATACGCAGATCCTGCACGGTGTTTCAATGCATGTCGATACAGGTGAGATCGTCGTCATAATCGGTCCTAACGGCGCCGGCAAGTCAACCGCCATGAAGGCCGTGTTCGGCCTGCTCAAACTGAGCGACGGTGCCGTACTGCTGGACGGCAATGCCATCACCAATACGCCACCGGAACAAGTGGTGCGCCAGGGTGTGTGCTACGTGCCGCAGACCGGCAACATATTTCCCAGCCTGACGGTCGAGGAAAACCTTGAAATGGGAGCGTTTGTGCGCAGCGACGATTTCAGGCCGCGGCTGAACGAAATCTACGACATGTTTCCGCCGCTGCTGGAAAAGCGCCAGCAGCCTGCCGGCACACTGTCCGGCGGCCAGCGCCAGATGGTCGCCATGGGCAAGGCCCTGATGCTGGAACCGAAAATCCTGCTGCTGGATGAGCCCACCGCCGGCCT
Above is a window of Anderseniella sp. Alg231-50 DNA encoding:
- the hisG gene encoding ATP phosphoribosyltransferase encodes the protein MSNNLTLALPSKGRLREMAETMFARAGFDIVRTGSARGYRGEVKGLSGVDVAFLSASEIAQALRDGTVDLGVTGEDLLRETIGPDEPIADVVLRLGFGPADVVIAVPESWLDVAFVSDLDQVAAEFYETHGRRLRVATKYLALTRRFFADNGVTGYRIVESLGATEGAPASGSAEIIVDITTTGSTLRANRLKILDDGLILSSEAILAARREALTRPVVQNLKNRLELAI
- the rpe gene encoding ribulose-phosphate 3-epimerase, with product MARPILISPSILSADFARLGDEVRAIDEQGCDWVHVDVMDGHFAPNITIGPMVVKAIRPVTKKVLDVHLMITPADPFIAAFAEAGSDIITVHAEAGPHLDRTLQLIRSLGKKAGVSLNPSTPENVIEYVLDKLDLILVMTVNPGFGGQAFIPEMAAKIARIRDMVGGRDIHIEVDGGISEKTAGIVAAAGADVLVAGSAVYQNNDPARYGANMDAIRTAAASAI
- the gap gene encoding type I glyceraldehyde-3-phosphate dehydrogenase, whose amino-acid sequence is MAVRVAINGFGRIGRNILRAIAESGRKDVKVVAINDLGPVETNAHLLRFDSVHGKFPGTVKVRGDEINCGTGWIKVTAERDPSKLPWKEIGVDVAMECTGIFTSRDAAAAHLKAGAKEVLISAPGANADMTVVYGVNHDQLTGKHKVVSNASCTTNCLAPVAKVLNDAFGIEHGFMTTIHAYTGDQPTLDTMHKDLYRGRAAAVSMIPTSTGAAKAVGLVLPELNGKLDGVSIRVPTPNVSVVDLKCVMSRSVTVEQVNRAMIKASKGALKGILAVTDQPNVSIDFNHDPHSSTLHLDQTKVMDGTLVRVLSWYDNEWGFSNRMADTAVALHKAK
- a CDS encoding TetR family transcriptional regulator C-terminal domain-containing protein; translation: MTTSERPRPRKAARDVRRRQLIEATIDVLATRGYSSLTISDVSRRAGLSMGIVNFHFESKAALLADTLKHLAVQYRDNWMAAVSEAGGDPAARLYAMTSADFGEDVCTPRTLQAWVSFWAEAQSRPAYDEVYGDEEAEYLQTLETMCADISSAGNYNRPQSGKLDARVINALTDGLWVALAHTPPGITRSQALSTLHNCLAAFYPAHFDANGPVN
- a CDS encoding methyltransferase domain-containing protein, with the protein product MTQPEELYPEPVIGFLEMLWGRGWLSPGGPDELARLLEGEDLRGKHVLDIGCGAGGIDCLLVSEYGAARITGIDVEASVLEAARTRIREAGISEHVELMQVEPGPLPFAADEFDVVFSKDAIVHIPGKHELGRDVFRVLKPGGRFVASDWLMSHDGEPSPDMQAYLASEDLDFGMASPRLYADALEQAGFVDVALTNRNAWYRDQARRELALLQGELHDAAIAELGYEIVDHNIQTWGLMIKVLETGEHCPHHVRGRKP
- a CDS encoding ATP-binding cassette domain-containing protein; amino-acid sequence: MLSVEKLSKSFGGLQAVRDCSFRIEEGSITGLIGPNGAGKTTTFNMIAGEMEPTAGKIIFQGENIAGLPTHKMFHLGIVRTFQIPHEFAKMTVLENLMVVPSAQPGEHIFNNWLSPGAVKAREDEVRHMAEDALEFLSISHLRDERAGNLSGGQKKLLELGRTMMTDAKLVLLDEPGAGVNPTLLLKIREMITRLREERGYTFCVIEHDMDLIAALCDPIIVLAEGTVLMQGTMEEVRSNSDVLDAYLGGGEEAA
- a CDS encoding ATP-binding cassette domain-containing protein encodes the protein MRVLELDNVVGGYGDTQILHGVSMHVDTGEIVVIIGPNGAGKSTAMKAVFGLLKLSDGAVLLDGNAITNTPPEQVVRQGVCYVPQTGNIFPSLTVEENLEMGAFVRSDDFRPRLNEIYDMFPPLLEKRQQPAGTLSGGQRQMVAMGKALMLEPKILLLDEPTAGLSPKYRGEIFETVKMINSAGTPILMVEQNAKQALGIANRGYVLVDGKNRFEGTGQDLLDDPEVAEMFLGGGKQPEQPPAKAAKPAAKKQPRKSGKT